The genomic segment GCGCCTGCCGTGCCCGCCGAGGCTGCGCCCGAGCCTTTCAATCTGCTGATTCCCCGTTCGCGCTGCCCGGCCTGTGGGCATATGCTGCCGTGGTACGAAAATGTCCCGGTGCTGAGCTACCTTGCGCTGCGGGGGCGCTGCTCGGCTTGCCGGGCGCGCATCAGTGCGCGCTACCCGCTGGTGGAGATCGTGACGGGTGGGTTGTTCTTTTTTTGCATCGAGCGCTGGGGCCTGACAGCGGCTGGCATTGCGTGGTGCGGCTTTTCTGCCGCCTCGATGGCCTTGGCATGCATCGACTGGGATACCACCCTGTTGCCGGATGACATCACTTTGCCCTTGCTGTGGGCCGGATTGCTGTCGGCTGCGCTGCAGTGGATCGATCTGCCGCTGTACGACTCGGTGCTGGGGGCGGTTGCAGGGTATTTGTCGCTTTGGCTGGTCTACTGGGGTTTCAAGTTGGCCACCGGCAAGGAGGGCATGGGCTATGGCGACTTCAAGCTGTTCGCCGCTTTGGGGGCCTGGTTTGGCTGGCAAGCGTTGGTGCCCATCATTTTGCTGTCTTCGGTGATCGGCGCTGGCGTCGGTATCGCGATGAAGATTTCCAGCCGCTTGCGTGAGGGGGGTTATCTCCCCTTCGGGCCTTTTCTGGTCGGCGCCGGTCTGACGGCGCTGGTGTTCGGCCCCGGCACCATGCTGGGCCTGGCGCTCGGGCTGCTGGGCCTTTGATCCATGCGCCGCAAGCCATCGCGTCCATTGCGTGTGGGCCTGACCGGCGGCATTGGCAGCGGCAAGAGCACGGTGGGGCAGATGCTGGCGGCCCTGGGGGCCTGCCTGATCGACGCGGACCAAATTTCCCGTGAAGTGACGGGGCCGCAGGGCGCCGCGATGGCGGCCATACGCAGCACTTTCGGCGCCGAGTATGTCGACGCCTGCGGTGCGCTCGACCGTGCACGCATGCGGCAGTTGGCGTTCAGTCAGCCGCAGGCGCGTGCACGCCTGGAGGGCATCATTCATCCCCTGGTCGCTGCCCATGGCGATTCGCGGGCGCAGCAGGCGCTGGCAGCGGGGGCCGGGTTGATCGTGCATGACATTCCTTTGCTGGCCGAGTCCGGACCATCCGGGCCATGGGCGCGCCGCCTCGATGCCGTGGTGGTGGTCGACTGCCTGGCCGAGACCCAGATCGAGCGCGTGATGCGCCGCAGCGGCCTGGCACGCGAGCAGGTGCAGGGCATCATTGCGTCACAGGCCAGCCGCAGCGCGCGCAGGGCGCTGGCCGATGTGGTGCTTGCCAATGAGGCCGATGGCACGCTGCAACAGCTACAGGCCGAGGTCCGGCAGATGGCTCGTTGGTTCGGGCTATGATGCGGCCCCGTAGCCGGTTGGTACTTTCAACTTCCCCAGCAGCGTGATCCTTTACGAATATCCTTTCAACGAGCGTCTGAGAACTTATTTGCGGCTCGAGCAGTTGTTGCGCCGCTTGGGGGAACTGGTTTTCCGCGCCTATGCGCTCGACCACCATTTCGCGCTGCTGACGATCTTCGAGATCATGGATGTGGCTGCCCGGGCGGACCTGAAGTCGGACCTTTTCAAGGATATCGAAAAGCACCGGCAACAGCTCGACAGCTACCGTGGCAACCCTGCGGTCTCGGAGGCTGCACTCGATGCCGTGCTGGCCCAGCTCGACCAGTGCTTTGCCGCGCTCAAGGCCCAGACCGGCAAATCAGGCCATGCGCTCACCGAGAACGACTGGCTGATGGGCATTCGCAGCCGTATCGGTATCCCGGGCGGCACCTGCAGCTTCGATCTGCCGGCCTACCATGCATGGCAGCACCAGCCAGCCGCGCAACGCCAGCAAGCGCTGGAGCAATGGGCCGGCACGCTGGCGCCGCTGGCCGAGTCGATCGGTTTGCTGCTCAAGCTGCTGCGCGATTCCGGCGTGCCACAGAAGGTCGCCGCCGAGCGGGGCCAGTTCCAGCAAAACCTGCCGCAGGGCCGCATGTTCCAACTGCTGCGTCTGCGCATCGATCCGGCCTTGGAATTGATCCCGGAAATCAGCGGCAACCGCTTGATCGTCTCGGTGCGGCTGATGCGCTTGCACGACGATGGGCGCCTGCATGCCTGCGCCGAGGATGCGGCTTTTGAACTCACCCTGTGTGCCTGACTTGTGCAGGACGACGATCGATGACCCACTCCCGCAGCACCGATGCCCGAGAGCGCATCGTCCGCTGTCCCGGCTGCCGCGGTGACAGCGTGTACGGCCCCGGCAACGCTTACCGGCCCTTTTGCAGCCAACGCTGCAAACTGGCAGACCTGGGGGCCTGGGCCAGCGAGCAGTTCCGTATGCCGGCCCAAGACCCCCCGGACAACCCGCCGGACGATGCAGACCCTGGGCGGGCGCACTGAATCAGAACCAGTGCCGGCGGCGATCACCAGCCATCATTTTGGCGCGGCATCGGCAACGACCCGTTGCCCGCGCTCCCCGGCCAGCCATTGCAGCACCGGATAGGCGCCGGGCAGCACCGGGCCCACGGTCAGCGGCAGTTGCTGCCAGGCCATGGTCTGGCCCTCGCGCATCTCGAACGTCCCTGTCCAGGCCAGCACCTTGCACCAGTGCAGGCGCACCAGCGCGTGCGGGTAGTCGTGCTCGGTGACCTTGCAGACGCTGACCGGGCCTATGGTCACGCCGAGCTCTTCGATCAGTTCACGGCGCAGCGCTTGCGCTACCGTCTCGCCCGCCTCCAGCTTGCCGCCGGGAAACTCCCAATAACCCGCATAGGGCTTGCCCGGAGGACGGGTGGACAGGAGCATCGCACCATCGGCGCGCAGCAAGATGCCCACGGCCACTTCGGTGCGCCTGCGCCCGGATGGGCCCGCAGGGGTTTCAGCCGCCATGGCGTCCGGCATGGTCGCGCGCAAACTGATGGGCCACACGGCCGCTGCGTGAGCCGCGCTCGAGCGCCCACTGCAACGCCTCTTGGCGGGCGGCAGCAATGGCCGGCGCCGACAGGCCCAGCGCCGACAGCCACTGGGCGACGATGCTCAGATACTCGTCCTGGCTGAAGGGGTAGAAGCTCACCCACAGGCCAAAGCGTTCCGAGAGCGAGATCTTCTCCTCCACCGCTTCGCCGGGGTGCACCTCGCCGTCGGCGCCATGGGTGTGCGCCAGGTTTTCTGCCATGTACTCGGGCAGCAGATGGCGCCGGTTGCTGGTGGCATAGATCAGCACATTGGGCGTGGCCGCCGCCACCGAGCCGTCCAGCATCGACTTGAGCGCCTTGTAGCCCGGCTCGCCGTCGTCAAAACTCAGGTCGTCGCAAAAGATGATGAATTTCTCCGGCCGTTCAGCCACCACCTCAACGATGTCGGGCAGGTCCATCAGGTCGGCCTTGTCGACCTCGATCAGGCGCAGGCCCCGGGGCGCGTAGGCGTTCAGACAGGCTTTGATCAGCGAGGATTTGCCGGTGCCGCGCGCACCGGTCAGCAGCACATTGTTGGCCGGCCGGCCGGCGACGAACTGCTCGGTGTTGCGCTCGATTTTTTGCTTTTGCGCGTCGATTTCCTTGAGCGCAGACAGTTGCAGCGCCGCGACATGGCGCACCGGCTCCAAGGTGCCATGGCCGCTGCTGCGCTTGCGGTAACGCCAGGCCATGCCGGTGGACCAGTCCGGCGCGTCCAGGGGCTGCGGCAAGATGGATTCGATGCGGGCGATGAGTTGCTCGGCGCGCGCGATCAGATGTTCAAATTTCTGGTTCATTGGTGCAGGAGGGGCAGGTTCCGTCTTCATCGACAGCCATCAAAAGCATGGCTTGCGGTTTTCCGGGGGTGTTCAGGACCGGTAATCGGCATTGATGCGGACATACTCATGGCCGAGGTCGCAGGTCCAGATTTGGTCGAGCGCAGCGCCACGGCCGAGCAGCACGCGCACCGTGATGGCGCTTTGCTGCATCACGCGCTGGCCGTCCTCCTCGCGGTAGGCCGGGTGGCGCCCTCCTTGCGTGGCCACATGCACATCGTCCAGGTAGAGCTCGATACCGGCCGGGTCCAGGTCTTGGATGCCCGCATACCCCACGGCCGCCAGGATGCGGCCCAGGTTCGGGTCGCTGGCGTAGAACGCTGTCTTGACCAGCGGCGAATGGGCAATCGCATAGGCCACCTGGCGGCATTCGGCGCCGGTCTTGCCGCCCTCGACCCGCACGGTGATGAATTTGGTGGCCCCTTCGCCGTCGCGCACTATGGCCTGCGCCAACTGCTGCGCAACGGCCAGCATGGCGGCCTTGAGCGCCTGGCCTGCGGCGCTGTCCAGGGCGGTGATGGGCGCGTGCGCGGCCCGGTGCGTGGCCAGCAGCACCAAGGAGTCGTTGGTCGAGGTGTCGCCATCGATGCTGATGCGGTTGAATGAGGCCTCGGCCAGCTCGTGCAGCAGTGGCTGCAGCAGCGCAGGGTGCAGGCAGGCGTCGGTGGCGATGAAACCGAGCATGGTGGCCATATTCGGGCGGATCATGCCCGCGCCCTTGCTGATGCCGGTGATGCGCACCGTGGCCCCGGCGATCTGCAACTGCGCCGAGCAGGCTTTGGGCCGGGTGTCGGTGGTCATGATGGCTTCGGCGGCGCGCGCCCAGTGCCCCGGCTGCGTGTCGCCGTGGTCCGACTGCGCGTTGGCCAGGGCGGCGGGCAGGCCGGCGACGATGCGCTCCAGGGGCAGGGGCTCCATGATCACGCCGGTGGAAAACGGCAGGATCTGCTCGGGCGCCAGCGCCAGCATGTCTGCCAGCGCGCTGCAACTGGCCTTGGCCCGCGCCAGGCCATCGGCTCCGGTACCGGCGTTGGCATTGCCGGTGTTGATCAGCAGCGCGCGGATGGGCCGGCCGCTGGCCAGGTGGGCGCGGCTGATTTGCACCGGCGCGGCGCAAAAGCGGTTCTGGGTGAAGACGCCGGCCACGCTGGTGCCTTCGTCGAGCAGGAACAGGGTCAGGTCCTTGCGATCGGCTTTGCGGATTGCGGCCTCGGCAACACCGATGCGCAGGCCGGCAATCGGATACAGGCCGGCACTGGCGGGGGCAAGAAGATCAACGGGCATGGGGGCTTTCTGCGTCAATGGGGACATGGATCGGAGTCCGTGTCATCGGCGGCTTCTAGTGTCGCGTCACCGATCAGATGTCGTAGGCTGCGCGCAGCCATCGGAGCGCAGCGCAAGGCGCATCGCGCAGCCCATACCGAGCGTATTGGCAAGCGATGCAACGCCGCGATGCGCTTCGATGGCCAGCGCAGACCGACAGATGATCGGTGACGCGACACTAGGGGCGGGTCGATCAGGCCAGCTTGCCATGGCAGTGCTTGTACTTCTTGCCACTGCCGCAGGGGCATCGGTCGTTGCGGCCTACGCGCATACCCTGCGGCAAGGGTCGTTCGGCCATCTGGGCGGCCAGCGTGGCCTCGACCTGTCCGGTGTCGGTCGGGGCTGTGTAGGTCACGTTGGCAATGCTTTCGGCCCGGCTTTCCATGTCCTGCGCGGCCTGTTCGAGCTGCGTCGGCGACTGCACCTGCACCGTCATCAGGAGCTTGGTGACTTCGTTCTTGACCCGGTCGATGAGTTGCCGGAACAGCTCGAAGGCCTCGCGCTTGTATTCCTGCTTGGGCTGCTTTTGCGCATAGCCGCGCAGGTGTATGCCCTGGCGCAGGTAGTCGAGCGCGCTCAGATGGTCGCGCCACTGGGTGTCAAAGTTTTGCAGCAGCACCATGCGTTCGAACTGCGTGAAGTTCTCCCGGCCCACCTGCTCGACCTTGGCGTCGAATGCGGCTTTGGCCGCCTGCCGCACCCGGTCCAGAATCTCGTCATCGGTGATGGCGTTGGCTCCTTGCACCAGTTCCTGCAATGCCATGGTCAACTGCCATTCGCTGGCCAGCCGCTTTTCCAGCGTGGGCAGATCCCACTGCTCTTCCATCGATTCGGCGGGCACATACTGGCGCACCAGGTCGGTCATGCAGTCTTCGCGCATGGCGGCGATCAGATCCGACAGGTCGCTCGCGTCCAGAATCTCGTTGCGCTGCTGGTAAATCACCTTGCGCTGGTCATTGGCCACATCGTCGTATTCCAGCAATTGCTTGCGGATGTCGAAGTTGCGCGCCTCGACCTTGCGCTGGGCCGATTCGATGCTGCGGGTCACGATGCCGGCCTCTATGGCCTCGCCATCGGGCATTTTCAGCCGGTCCATGATGGCCTTGACGCGCTCGCCGGCAAAGATGCGCATCAGCGCGTCGTCCAGGCCCAGGTAAAAGCGCGAGGAGCCGGGGTCGCCCTGGCGGCCCGAGCGGCCCCGCAGTTGGTTGTCGATGCGGCGCGATTCATGGCGCTCGGTGGCAATGATGCGCAGCCCGCCCAGCGCCTTGACTTTCTCGTGCTCGATCTGCCACTGCGCACGCAAGGCGCTGATCCGGGCGGCGCGCTCGGCCTCTGACAGGGCCGTGTCGGCCTCGATGGCAGCCACATCCTTTTCGACATTGCCGCCCAGCACGATGTCGGTACCCCGGCCGGCCATGTTGGTGGCGATGGTGATCATGCCGGCACGACCGGCTTGCGCGACGATGTCCGCTTCGCGGGCATGCTGCTTGGCATTGAGCACCTGGTGCGGCAGGCCCTCCTGGCTGAGCAGCTGATCGATGATTTCGGAGTTCTCGATCGAGGTGGTGCCCACCAGCACGGGCTGGCCGCGCTCATGGCATGCGCGGATGTCCATGACCGCAGCGGCGTATTTTTCACGGGTGGTTTTGTAGACCAGATCGAGTTGGTCGTTGCGCCGGCTCGGGCGGTTGGGGGGGATGACCATGGTTTCCAGGCCGTAGATTTCCTGGAACTCGTAGGCCTCGGTGTCGGCCGTTCCGGTCATGCCGGCCAGTTTGTGGTACAGGCGGAAATAGTTCTGGAACGTGATCGAGGCCAGGGTCTGGTTTTCCGCCTGTATGGTCACGCCTTCCTTGGCTTCCACGGCCTGGTGCAGGCCCTCGCTCCAGCGGCGGCCCGACATCAGGCGGCCGGTGAATTCGTCGACGATCACGATCTCGTCGTTTTGCACCACATAGTGCTGATCCCGGTGGTACAGGTGCCTGGCCCGCAGCGCCGCGTACAGGTGGTGCATCAGCGCGATGTTGGCCGGGTCGTAGACCGATGCGCCTTCGGCGATCAGGCCGTGGCTGGCGAAGATGCGCTCGGCGGTCTCGTGGCCCTGCTCGGTCAGGAACACCTGGTGGCTCTTCTCGTCGAGTGTGAAATCGCCGAGCCGGGTCACGCCCTCGCCGGTGCGTAGATCGGCCTCGCCCTCCTGGCGCACCAACTGCGGCACCAACTGGTTCATCGTGACATACAGGGCCTGGTGGTCTTCGGCCTGGCCGCTGATGATCAGCGGCGTGCGCGCCTCGTCGATCAGGATGGAATCGACCTCATCGACGATGGCGTAGTTCAGGCCCTGCTGCACGCGGTCTTGCGCTTCGTAGACCATGTTGTCGCGCAGATAGTCGAAGCCGTATTCGTTGTTCGTGCCGTAGGTGATGTCGGCACGGTAAGCGGCCTGCTTTTCCGCGCGCGGCATATTCGGCAGGTTGATGCCCACCGTCAGGCCCAGGAAGTTGTACAGCCGCCCCATCCACTGCGCGTCGCGATGGGCCAGGTAGTCGTTCACGGTCACCACATGCACGCCCTTGCCCGACAGCGCGTTCAGGTACACCGGCAGCGTGGCGGTCAGGGTCTTGCCCTCGCCGGTGCGCATTTCGGCGATCTTGCCGAAATGCAAGGCCATGCCCCCGAGCAGTTGCACGTCGAAATGCCGCATCTTCATGATGCGCTTGGAGCCCTCGCGCACCAGCGCAAAGGCCGCCGGCAAAATGCTCTCCAAAGACTCGCCCCGGGCCACGCGCTCCTTGAACTCCTGCGTCTTGGCGCGCAATTGCTCGTGCGACATCTGCTCGTACTCGGGCTCCAGCGCATTGATGTGGACCACCGTCTTGCGGTACTGCTTGAGAAGCCGGTCATTGCGGCTGCCGAATATTTTGGTGAGAAAGTTGGTGGCCATGCGAGCAAGGCCGCCTGCCCCGCTGCAATCAGCGCGCCAGGCGACCGAAGTCCCTAAGAAAAATGGATTTCAAGTGGGTTCCCCGATCGTGATTGCAAGCGCAGCACAAGTGTCTTGTCATTGCGACTCGTCATTCCGGGCGGGGAGCAACCGCAATCTTACCTGCCCCGTGCCGCCGACCAAGCGTGCTCCAGTGGTGCAGCGGTGTCCGTGCCGCCAGCGCTCAGGAATTTCTGCGGATCCTGGAAAACCCCTTGCACCAGCACCTCAAAGTGCAGATGGGGCCCGGTGGAGCGTCCGGTGGTGCCCACTTCCGCAATCTTCTGCCCGCTGCGCACAATGTCGCCGCGCTTGACCAGTGTGCGTGATGCGTGCGCATAGCGGGTCAGCACCTGGTTGCCATGGTCGATCTCGACCATGTTGCCGTAGGCGGGATGAAATTCCTGCACCACCACCACACCGCCTGCGGCGGCCAGGATTGGCGTGCCGGTGTCCGCCTGGAAGTCCAGGCCGGAGTGCAGCGCCGACTGGCCGCTGATCGGGTCCAGGCGCCAGCCAAAGCCCGAACCCGCCGGCCGCCCCGCAACTGGCTCGTGGGTGGGGATCATCTTCTTGCGGATATGCTGGTCGAACAAACGCGATTCGAGCACCGTCATCAGATCCACACGCTGGTTCGTCAGGTGCTCCAGGTCGTCCAGCGTGGCCTGCAACTGCTCGATCGACAGATCGTGCGCGCCCACCAGCGCCCCGCCGCGCCCGGCGGCGGCTTTCGGGATATCTGCCGGTGCCATGCCGGCCAGACCCAGAACGCGCTCGCCCAGCGATTCCAGTTGCACCATCCGGGCCTGCATTTCCCCCACGCGCCGCGCCATGGCATCCAGATTGGCCCGCATGAAGCGATCGCGCTCGGCAAACTCGTCCTGGACCACCAGACGCACCAGCGAGCCGATGATCGGCCAGCCCGCGCGCGCGCCTTGCAAAAACACCCAGTGGTACAAGGTCGCGGCCACCAGCACCAGGCACAGCGACAGCGCCAAACCCGCCAACAGCAAGCGCGTGCCGGACAAATGAATGGCCCGGCTACGCGCCAGCCTGGCGTCCGTGATAATCAACTGCACTACGAATTCTCCACGCCCGAAAACGCCCACCATGCTGCGCCGCCACCATGCCATCACCTTGCAGCAGGCCAGCGAGGAATCCCCTGCGCTGGCCAGGCTCACCGCGCTGACACGCGAGTCCAGTGAGCGGCTCAAGGCCATTCAGACCCTGATTCCTGCGCCGCTGCGCCCGGCCGTCGCGGCCGGCCCCATCGATGGGAGCAACTGGTGCCTGCTGGTCAGGAGTAACGCCGCCGCCGCAAAGATACGCCAATTGCTGCCCGCTTTGCAGGCGCATCTGCGCAGCCGGGGCTGGGAGGTTAGCGCGATTCGGCTCAAAGTCCAAAACTGATTCCAAGCCTGAATCATCCGTGCACCTCGTCGGCGGCGCTGGCCGTACACCCGTACTGTCTGCGCTTCGCCTTCGCGAACGATTGGGGAATGGAATGAGGGCAAGCAAGGAAATGGTGCCGATGGTGCCGGTTGTCGGACTCGAACTGACGACCTACCGCTTACAAGGCGGGTGCTCTACCTGCTGAGCTAAACCGGCGCAGGCGGCATTCTATCGGGTAAATGCCGCCCGGAATTTGCCGGCGGGTGCTATTTGATCCGTTTGAGCACGGGGCGCGTGCCGCCCGGGGCGGGGGGAGGAGGCGGAGGGCGGGGGGTATCACCGCCATCATCGTCGCCAGCACCATTGCCGCCCTCGGTGACGACCAATTGGACCACGCGGCCCGCCGGCGCGGCCGGGTCGGCCGCAGGCGTCGCCGTCAGCGCCACGGCGACAGAGCCAGCGGAGGGCATGTCCGACGGCGGGGGCGGGAACGCCATGCCCTGGCCATTTTCCCGCGCGTAAACGGCAACCACCCGTCCTACCGGCACCAGGATCTGGCGCGACTTGCCGCCGAACCGGGCCCTGAACTCGATGAACTCATTGCCCAGTTGCAGCGAGTTGGTGGCTTCATGGCTGATGTTGAGGACGATCTCTCCGTCCTTGACGTATTCCTGCGGCACCTGCACGGAACCGTCGACACGCACGGCCACATACGGCGTCAGGCCATTGTCTATGCACCATTCGTGCATCGCACGAATCAGGTAGGGGCGCGTGGATATGGGTTCCTGTGCGGTCATGGCTGTGGGGCGCAACGGCGATGGATGGAGGAAAGAAACACGGCTTACTTGCGCATGACCTTTTCGGAAGGAGTCAGCGCCTCGATGTAGGCCGGCCGCGAGAAGATGCGTTCGGCGTACTTGAGCAGCGGGGCCGCATTCTTGCTCAGGTCGATGCCGTAGTAGTCCAGGCGCCACAGCAGCGGGGCAATGGCCACATCGAGCATGGAGAAGTTGTCTCCGAGCATGTATTTGTTCTTCAGGAACACCGGCGCCAGTTGCGTGAGGCGGTCGCGGATATGCGCGCGCGCCTTTTCCAGCGCCTTTTCGTTGCCCTTGGTGGCGCGCGATTCCAGGACATTCACATGCACGAACAGCTCTTTCTCGAAGTTCAGCAGGAACAGGCGCACGCGGGCCCGGTCCACCGGGTCACCCGGCATCAGCTGCGGATGGGGAAAGCGCTCGTCGATGTACTCATTGATGATGTTCGACTCGTACAGGATCAGGTCGCGCTCGACCAGGATCGGCACCTGGCCATAGGGGTTCATCACGCTGATGTCTTCCGGCTTGTTGTACAGGTCTACATCGCGGATTTCAAAGTCCATGCCCTTTTCAAACAACACGAAACGGCAGCGGTGGGAGAAGGGGCAGGTCGTACCCGAATAAAGCACCATCATGGCGGGAGGCTCCTAAAAATCAAAACAGCAGTGCGCCCGATGAGCCCACTGTGCAAGCGTGTTTTTCTGTGCGCAGTCAAGGAGCTCGGCGGCTTTCCCTTCCACTGGTTCATCCAACGATATCTGTGCACCCTTGGCCAAAGGATGCGCTGCCGGTTCTGCCGGCTTGCATTCATGCCGGCAACGGCTCCGTTTCCTTGTCGGGAAGCGCCAGGTATTGCGGGCAGGCGGAAAATTGCCCCCACTGATCCCCGGTGTGCAGAAGCTCGCAGGGCGCCCATGAAACCCGGGGCAGGCAGGCAAGCCCCATCGTGGTTCTTGGCAGGGGGTAGCACCAAGCCTTGGCACCTCTTGCGCAATGCTACGGCGCCGGCGTTTACTTCACGTCCTTCCAGTAGGCCGCGTGCAGCCGCCAGGTGATGAACGTGCACAGGAGCAGAAAAAGGATCACCCAGACGCCCACGCGCTTGCGCGTGTTCTGCGCGGGCTCGCCCATCCATTGCAGGTAGTTCACCAGATCCCCGACGTTTTGATCGAACTGCAGCGGCGTCATGCTGCCGGGCGTGATTTGCTGCCAGCCCTTGAATACCTCGGTGCTGTGGCCGTGGCTTTGCTGCGCCTCGAACACCGGTCGCCGGTCGCCCTGGAGTTGCCACAGCACATGGGGCATGCCCACGCTCGGGAAAGCCAGGTTGTTCCAGCCAGTGGCCTTGGTTTCATCACGGTAGAAGCTGCGCAGGAAGGTGTACAGGTAGTCGGCACCCGTGCCGCCATGGCCTGCGCGCGAGCGTGCGATCACGGTCAGATCGGGCGGGTTGGCGCCGAACCATTCCTTGGCCTGCTTGGGGTCGATCGCGGCCTTCATGGTCTCACCGATCTTGTCGGTCGTGAACAGCAGGTTGTCCTTGATCTGCTGCTCGGTCAGGCCGATGTCGCGCAGCCGGTTGAAGCGCATGTAGGCGGCAGAGTGACAGCTCAGGCAGTAGTTGACGAACAGTTTGGCGCCGTTTTGCAGCGACGCCAAGTCGTTGGTCTTGCCTGGCGCCTTGTCCCAGGCGATGGCTTCATCACCTGCGGCATGGGCCGCGCCGGCAAGCAGGCCCAGGGCGGCGATCAGCGTGAGGATGGGTCTCTTCATGGGCTTGTCTCCAGGCTCAGTGCGCCACATAGGTCACGCGGTCGGGCACGGGCTTGACTTCACCGATGCGGCTCCACCAAGGCATCAGCAGGAAGAAGCCGAAGTAAAACAGCGTGCCCAACTGCGACACCCGCTCACCGATTGGCGATGGCGGCTGCACGCCCAGATAGCCCAGGACCAGGAAGTCGATCACGAACAGGCCGTACAGGTACTTGTGCCAGCCAGGGCGGTAGCGGATCGACTTCACCGGGCTGTAGTCGAGCCATGGCAGGAAGAACAGGATGATCACGGAGCCGCCCATCACCACCACCCCCCAGAACTTGGCATCCAGCGACAGCATCAGCGCCACGGTCACGGCGGCGGCGGCAACGATGCCGGCCTTGATGAAACGGGGCAGGCAGGCCCTGAGCGCAGCCAGGCCGGCGCCGGCCAGAACGCAGGCGATCAGGGCGTACATCATCTCGCTGGTGATGGCGCGCAGCATCGAATAAAACGGCGTGAAGTACCAGACCGGCGCAATATGTGCCGGGGTCTGGAGCGGATCGGCCGGGATGAAGTTGTTGTATTCCAGGAAATAGCCCCCGAATTCGGGGGCAAGGAACACCACCGCAGCGAAGGCCATCAGAAACACGCTCGCCCCGAAGATGTCATGCACTGTGTAGTAGGGGTGGAAAGGCACGCCATCGAGGGGATGGCCGTTGGCATCCTTGGGCGCCTTCGGGCCCTTGATTTCCACGCCGTCGGGGTTGTTCGAGCCGACATCGTGCAGCGCCAGTATGTGCGCGGCCACCAGGCCCAGCAGCACCAGCGGCACGGCGATCACATGGAAGCTGAAGAAGCGGTTCAGCGTGGCATCGCCGACCACATAGTCGCCACGGATCAGCAGCGCCAGATCAGGGCCGATGAAGGGGATGGCGGCGAACAGGTTGACGATCACCTGCGCGCCCCAGTACGACATCTGGCCCCATGGCAGCAGGTAGCCCATGAAGGCTTCGGCCATCAGGCACAGGAAGATGGCGCAACCGAAGATCCAGATCAGCTCACGCGGCTTGCGGTAGCTGCCGTAGATCAGGCCACGGAACATGTGCAGATAGACCACCACGAAAAAGGCCGAGGCCCCGGTCGAGTGCAGGTAGCGGATCAGCCAGCCCGAGGGCACATCGCGCATGATGTACTCGACCGAGGCGAACGCCAGGCTGGCGTCGGGCTTGTAGTGCATGACCAGGAAGATGCCGGTCACGATCTGTATCACCAGCACCAGCAGCGCCAGCGAGCCGAAGATGTACCAGAAGTTGAAGTTCTTCGGAGCGTAGTACTCCGACATATGCACTTTGTAGAAATCGAATGCAGACG from the Verminephrobacter eiseniae EF01-2 genome contains:
- the secA gene encoding preprotein translocase subunit SecA, translated to MATNFLTKIFGSRNDRLLKQYRKTVVHINALEPEYEQMSHEQLRAKTQEFKERVARGESLESILPAAFALVREGSKRIMKMRHFDVQLLGGMALHFGKIAEMRTGEGKTLTATLPVYLNALSGKGVHVVTVNDYLAHRDAQWMGRLYNFLGLTVGINLPNMPRAEKQAAYRADITYGTNNEYGFDYLRDNMVYEAQDRVQQGLNYAIVDEVDSILIDEARTPLIISGQAEDHQALYVTMNQLVPQLVRQEGEADLRTGEGVTRLGDFTLDEKSHQVFLTEQGHETAERIFASHGLIAEGASVYDPANIALMHHLYAALRARHLYHRDQHYVVQNDEIVIVDEFTGRLMSGRRWSEGLHQAVEAKEGVTIQAENQTLASITFQNYFRLYHKLAGMTGTADTEAYEFQEIYGLETMVIPPNRPSRRNDQLDLVYKTTREKYAAAVMDIRACHERGQPVLVGTTSIENSEIIDQLLSQEGLPHQVLNAKQHAREADIVAQAGRAGMITIATNMAGRGTDIVLGGNVEKDVAAIEADTALSEAERAARISALRAQWQIEHEKVKALGGLRIIATERHESRRIDNQLRGRSGRQGDPGSSRFYLGLDDALMRIFAGERVKAIMDRLKMPDGEAIEAGIVTRSIESAQRKVEARNFDIRKQLLEYDDVANDQRKVIYQQRNEILDASDLSDLIAAMREDCMTDLVRQYVPAESMEEQWDLPTLEKRLASEWQLTMALQELVQGANAITDDEILDRVRQAAKAAFDAKVEQVGRENFTQFERMVLLQNFDTQWRDHLSALDYLRQGIHLRGYAQKQPKQEYKREAFELFRQLIDRVKNEVTKLLMTVQVQSPTQLEQAAQDMESRAESIANVTYTAPTDTGQVEATLAAQMAERPLPQGMRVGRNDRCPCGSGKKYKHCHGKLA
- a CDS encoding M23 family metallopeptidase, which translates into the protein MQLIITDARLARSRAIHLSGTRLLLAGLALSLCLVLVAATLYHWVFLQGARAGWPIIGSLVRLVVQDEFAERDRFMRANLDAMARRVGEMQARMVQLESLGERVLGLAGMAPADIPKAAAGRGGALVGAHDLSIEQLQATLDDLEHLTNQRVDLMTVLESRLFDQHIRKKMIPTHEPVAGRPAGSGFGWRLDPISGQSALHSGLDFQADTGTPILAAAGGVVVVQEFHPAYGNMVEIDHGNQVLTRYAHASRTLVKRGDIVRSGQKIAEVGTTGRSTGPHLHFEVLVQGVFQDPQKFLSAGGTDTAAPLEHAWSAARGR
- a CDS encoding ClpXP protease specificity-enhancing factor; translated protein: MTAQEPISTRPYLIRAMHEWCIDNGLTPYVAVRVDGSVQVPQEYVKDGEIVLNISHEATNSLQLGNEFIEFRARFGGKSRQILVPVGRVVAVYARENGQGMAFPPPPSDMPSAGSVAVALTATPAADPAAPAGRVVQLVVTEGGNGAGDDDGGDTPRPPPPPPAPGGTRPVLKRIK
- a CDS encoding glutathione S-transferase N-terminal domain-containing protein, whose protein sequence is MMVLYSGTTCPFSHRCRFVLFEKGMDFEIRDVDLYNKPEDISVMNPYGQVPILVERDLILYESNIINEYIDERFPHPQLMPGDPVDRARVRLFLLNFEKELFVHVNVLESRATKGNEKALEKARAHIRDRLTQLAPVFLKNKYMLGDNFSMLDVAIAPLLWRLDYYGIDLSKNAAPLLKYAERIFSRPAYIEALTPSEKVMRK
- a CDS encoding cytochrome c1, whose protein sequence is MKRPILTLIAALGLLAGAAHAAGDEAIAWDKAPGKTNDLASLQNGAKLFVNYCLSCHSAAYMRFNRLRDIGLTEQQIKDNLLFTTDKIGETMKAAIDPKQAKEWFGANPPDLTVIARSRAGHGGTGADYLYTFLRSFYRDETKATGWNNLAFPSVGMPHVLWQLQGDRRPVFEAQQSHGHSTEVFKGWQQITPGSMTPLQFDQNVGDLVNYLQWMGEPAQNTRKRVGVWVILFLLLCTFITWRLHAAYWKDVK
- a CDS encoding cytochrome b — encoded protein: MAQFKEISPNASTSAKVTNWFENRFPSAFDFYKVHMSEYYAPKNFNFWYIFGSLALLVLVIQIVTGIFLVMHYKPDASLAFASVEYIMRDVPSGWLIRYLHSTGASAFFVVVYLHMFRGLIYGSYRKPRELIWIFGCAIFLCLMAEAFMGYLLPWGQMSYWGAQVIVNLFAAIPFIGPDLALLIRGDYVVGDATLNRFFSFHVIAVPLVLLGLVAAHILALHDVGSNNPDGVEIKGPKAPKDANGHPLDGVPFHPYYTVHDIFGASVFLMAFAAVVFLAPEFGGYFLEYNNFIPADPLQTPAHIAPVWYFTPFYSMLRAITSEMMYALIACVLAGAGLAALRACLPRFIKAGIVAAAAVTVALMLSLDAKFWGVVVMGGSVIILFFLPWLDYSPVKSIRYRPGWHKYLYGLFVIDFLVLGYLGVQPPSPIGERVSQLGTLFYFGFFLLMPWWSRIGEVKPVPDRVTYVAH